One genomic region from Tripterygium wilfordii isolate XIE 37 chromosome 20, ASM1340144v1, whole genome shotgun sequence encodes:
- the LOC119986715 gene encoding 14 kDa proline-rich protein DC2.15-like isoform X2: MASKAVASTSLFLFLNLIVSFTFVNSTFPPAPAPAPAPDQSSPPPAVATCPKDTLKLGVCANVLKGLLGIVIGKPPVEPCCSLIGDLVDLEAALCLCTAIKVDLGITNLNVPIDLSLVLNDCGKQLPSGFQCP, encoded by the exons ATGGCTTCAAAGGCTGTAGCCTCAACTTCTCTTTTCCTCTTCCTTAACCTAATTGTTTCCTTCACTTTTGTCAACTCCACTTTcccaccagcaccagcaccagcgcCAGCACCAGACCAGAGCAGCCCACCACCAGCAGTGGCCACATGCCCAAAAGATACCCTAAAGTTGGGTGTATGTGCTAATGTTTTGAAAGGGTTGCTTGGGATTGTGATTGGAAAACCACCAGTTGAACCATGTTGCAGCCTCATTGGAGATTTAGTTGATCTTGAAGCTGCTCTTTGCCTTTGCACAGCCATTAAAGTTGATCTGG GTATAACCAACCTGAACGTCCCCATTGATTTGAGCTTGGTACTCAATGACTGTGGAAAGCAGCTTCCCTCTGGCTTCCAATGCCCATAA
- the LOC119986715 gene encoding 14 kDa proline-rich protein DC2.15-like isoform X1 — translation MASKAVASTSLFLFLNLIVSFTFVNSTFPPAPAPAPAPDQSSPPPAVATCPKDTLKLGVCANVLKGLLGIVIGKPPVEPCCSLIGDLVDLEAALCLCTAIKVDLGITNLNVPIDLSLVLNDCGKQLPSGFQCP, via the exons ATGGCTTCAAAGGCTGTAGCCTCAACTTCTCTTTTCCTCTTCCTTAACCTAATTGTTTCCTTCACTTTTGTCAACTCCACTTTcccaccagcaccagcaccagcgcCAGCACCAGACCAGAGCAGCCCACCACCAGCAGTGGCCACATGCCCAAAAGATACCCTAAAGTTGGGTGTATGTGCTAATGTTTTGAAAGGGTTGCTTGGGATTGTGATTGGAAAACCACCAGTTGAACCATGTTGCAGCCTCATTGGAGATTTAGTTGATCTTGAAGCTGCTCTTTGCCTTTGCACAGCCATTAAAGTTGAT ctggGTATAACCAACCTGAACGTCCCCATTGATTTGAGCTTGGTACTCAATGACTGTGGAAAGCAGCTTCCCTCTGGCTTCCAATGCCCATAA